A single genomic interval of Lacrimispora sphenoides JCM 1415 harbors:
- a CDS encoding ABC transporter ATP-binding protein: MSRLLEVNQLQVHIKTQHGVVQAVRGISFYLDEQETLAIVGESGSGKSISVKSIMGLLPKNGKIVGGSVLLEGKDLSKYSERQMQTVRGSDISMIFQDPMTSLNPTMTIGNQIVEVLKEHRKDMTKVQMKNRALELISLVGISNPETRFDQYPHQLSGGMRQRVVIAVALACDPKILIADEPTTALDVTIQAQILDLMKDLQKKIKTSIIIITHNLGVVANIADRVAVMYGGQLVESADVRELFYQTEHPYTKGLLASIPKASHKGGELTAIHGTPPDLMDPPKGCPFAARCTKTMEVCRQYPPEDMLCGESHHARCWLLDERAKAFRE, encoded by the coding sequence ATGAGCAGATTATTGGAAGTCAATCAGTTGCAGGTACATATAAAGACACAGCATGGCGTAGTACAGGCGGTGCGCGGGATTAGCTTTTATCTGGATGAGCAGGAAACTTTGGCAATCGTGGGAGAATCCGGCTCTGGTAAATCCATTTCCGTGAAAAGCATTATGGGCCTGCTTCCGAAGAATGGAAAGATCGTTGGAGGCAGTGTGCTCCTGGAAGGTAAGGATCTTTCCAAATACAGCGAGCGTCAGATGCAGACGGTACGGGGATCGGATATTTCTATGATATTTCAGGATCCTATGACCTCTTTAAACCCTACTATGACCATAGGAAATCAGATTGTAGAGGTATTAAAAGAGCATCGGAAGGATATGACTAAAGTTCAGATGAAGAATCGGGCTCTTGAGTTGATTTCTCTAGTTGGAATTTCCAATCCGGAAACAAGGTTTGACCAATACCCTCACCAGCTTTCCGGCGGCATGAGGCAAAGAGTCGTGATCGCAGTGGCTTTGGCCTGTGATCCAAAGATTTTGATCGCAGATGAACCGACCACGGCTTTGGACGTAACCATACAGGCACAGATTCTGGATCTGATGAAGGACTTGCAGAAGAAAATTAAAACCTCTATTATTATTATCACCCATAATCTGGGAGTTGTAGCGAATATTGCGGACCGGGTTGCCGTTATGTATGGAGGCCAGCTGGTGGAAAGTGCTGATGTGCGTGAGCTGTTTTACCAGACGGAACATCCTTATACGAAGGGACTTCTGGCTTCCATACCAAAAGCTTCCCATAAAGGGGGCGAGCTGACGGCCATTCATGGGACTCCGCCGGATCTGATGGATCCGCCAAAAGGCTGTCCATTTGCAGCCAGATGCACAAAAACCATGGAGGTCTGCAGACAGTATCCTCCGGAGGATATGCTTTGCGGCGAGAGCCACCATGCGCGCTGCTGGCTTCTTGATGAGCGGGCAAAGGCTTTCAGGGAATAG
- the hslO gene encoding Hsp33 family molecular chaperone HslO encodes MADYIIRATAGDHQIRAFAATTRELVEQARQSHNTSPIATAALGRLLTAGSMMGIMMKGEDDLLTLKIQGSGPMEGLTVTADSKGNVKGYVYNPGVMLPPNQAGKLDVGGAVGEGVLSVIKDIGLKEPYVGQTILVGGEIAEDLTYYYASSEQTPSSVALGVLMNRDNTVKQAGGFIIQLLPGASEEIIGGLEKKLGEITSITDLLDQGNTPEMILEHILGEFGLELMEQVPTHFYCNCDKARVEKALISIGRKELQEMIDEGKSIEVNCHFCNKNYEFTVEDLESLRDKS; translated from the coding sequence ATGGCTGATTATATTATCAGAGCTACGGCAGGGGATCATCAGATCCGTGCTTTTGCGGCTACTACCAGAGAACTGGTAGAACAGGCAAGACAATCTCATAATACAAGCCCTATCGCAACGGCTGCCTTAGGCAGGCTTTTAACTGCGGGGAGCATGATGGGCATTATGATGAAGGGGGAAGATGATTTACTGACACTAAAGATCCAGGGAAGCGGCCCTATGGAAGGCCTTACGGTGACTGCAGATTCAAAAGGAAATGTAAAAGGCTATGTTTACAATCCTGGCGTCATGCTTCCTCCCAATCAGGCAGGAAAGTTGGATGTAGGTGGTGCAGTAGGAGAGGGAGTATTAAGTGTAATTAAAGATATCGGACTCAAGGAGCCTTACGTTGGACAGACCATACTGGTGGGCGGTGAGATTGCAGAAGATCTGACTTATTACTATGCTTCTTCTGAGCAAACACCTTCATCGGTGGCACTGGGCGTCTTAATGAACAGGGACAATACCGTAAAACAGGCTGGCGGCTTTATCATCCAGCTCTTGCCGGGAGCCTCTGAGGAGATCATTGGAGGACTGGAGAAAAAGCTGGGAGAAATTACTTCGATCACAGATCTGTTGGATCAGGGAAATACACCGGAAATGATCCTTGAACATATCCTCGGAGAGTTTGGCCTGGAACTGATGGAGCAGGTTCCTACCCACTTTTATTGCAACTGTGATAAAGCCAGGGTGGAAAAAGCCCTGATCAGCATTGGAAGGAAAGAACTTCAGGAAATGATTGACGAAGGAAAGAGCATTGAGGTGAATTGCCATTTCTGTAATAAAAATTATGAGTTTACAGTAGAAGATTTAGAAAGTCTTCGCGATAAGTCATAA
- a CDS encoding ABC transporter ATP-binding protein, with protein MMSAEKKPLLEVKHLKKYFQVGKNQILKAVDDVSLDIYKGETLGLVGESGCGKSTFGRTVIQLYEPTNGRIVYDGQVINSSLAAAERHSFTRKMQMIFQDPYACLNPRMKVIDIVAEGIDAHGILSGEERRKKVLELLETVGLSEEHANRFPHEFSGGQRQRVGIARALAVDPEFVICDEPISALDVSIQAQVINLLKELQEKRGLTYLFIAHDLSMVKHISDRIGVMYLGAMVELTDSESLFEAPLHPYTQALLSAIPIPDPDVEKSRSRIMLEGSLPNPVNLKEGCRFASRCPYAEQLCREKTPKMKEVRPGHFAACHKAV; from the coding sequence ATGATGTCGGCAGAAAAGAAACCATTATTAGAAGTAAAGCATTTGAAAAAATATTTCCAGGTAGGAAAAAATCAGATATTGAAAGCAGTGGACGATGTCAGTCTGGATATATATAAGGGAGAAACCCTTGGTCTGGTGGGAGAAAGCGGCTGCGGGAAGTCTACCTTTGGCCGGACCGTAATCCAGCTGTATGAGCCAACGAATGGCCGGATCGTATATGACGGACAGGTAATTAACAGCAGTTTGGCGGCAGCGGAGCGCCATAGCTTCACAAGAAAGATGCAGATGATTTTTCAAGATCCTTATGCATGTCTTAATCCGCGGATGAAGGTTATAGATATTGTTGCAGAGGGAATTGATGCTCATGGAATCTTAAGCGGGGAGGAACGGAGAAAGAAGGTACTTGAACTTCTGGAAACGGTAGGGCTTTCCGAAGAACATGCAAACCGCTTCCCTCACGAATTTTCCGGCGGACAGCGTCAGCGGGTGGGGATTGCCCGGGCATTGGCTGTGGATCCGGAGTTTGTGATCTGTGATGAACCTATTTCCGCGCTGGATGTTTCCATTCAGGCACAGGTGATCAACTTACTGAAAGAGCTGCAGGAGAAGAGAGGGCTTACCTATCTGTTCATCGCTCATGATCTTTCTATGGTTAAGCACATCAGTGACCGGATCGGCGTTATGTACCTGGGGGCCATGGTGGAACTGACAGACAGTGAAAGCCTGTTTGAGGCTCCGCTCCATCCCTATACCCAGGCATTGCTTTCCGCAATTCCTATCCCTGATCCTGATGTGGAAAAGAGCCGCAGCCGGATCATGCTGGAGGGAAGCCTGCCAAATCCTGTTAATTTGAAGGAAGGCTGCCGGTTTGCTTCCCGCTGCCCTTATGCAGAGCAGCTGTGCCGGGAAAAAACACCGAAAATGAAAGAAGTCAGGCCAGGGCATTTTGCAGCCTGCCACAAGGCAGTGTAG
- a CDS encoding ABC transporter permease has translation MDELFVKAYVDESEKEHIARPNLTALQDGWLRLKKNKAAVVCLFTLIAIGLLAILAPEFSRYSYKETNYDIIYQIPSMKHLFGTDQFGRDLWVRTWMGTRISLLIAFVAALLDLTLGVTYGAVSALAGGKVDAVMQRIIEVLVGIPHLIIVILLMMVMPAGIWTIVVALSITGWVNMARLVRGSILKLKNQEFVLAARVLGTSTTGIIWKHLIPNTVGVIVINAMFTIPSAIFTEAFLSFIGIGMQEPKASLGVLINNGYQVLRNFPHVLIFPAIVIVLIMVCFSILGDGLRDALDPRMRK, from the coding sequence ATGGATGAATTATTTGTAAAGGCATATGTGGATGAATCGGAGAAAGAACATATTGCCCGACCCAATTTAACAGCCCTTCAAGATGGCTGGCTTCGATTGAAAAAAAATAAGGCGGCAGTTGTTTGCCTGTTTACATTGATTGCAATCGGGCTTCTTGCAATACTGGCACCGGAGTTTTCAAGATATTCTTATAAAGAAACGAATTATGATATCATTTATCAGATTCCCTCCATGAAGCATCTCTTCGGAACGGATCAGTTCGGACGTGACCTTTGGGTCAGGACATGGATGGGTACCCGCATTTCCCTTCTCATTGCCTTTGTGGCAGCTCTTTTGGATTTAACATTGGGAGTGACCTATGGAGCGGTTTCTGCTTTGGCCGGCGGGAAAGTGGATGCCGTTATGCAGCGAATCATTGAAGTACTGGTGGGTATTCCTCATTTGATCATCGTCATCCTTTTGATGATGGTTATGCCGGCAGGTATTTGGACGATTGTAGTGGCTCTCTCCATTACCGGCTGGGTGAATATGGCACGACTGGTCCGCGGATCCATATTAAAGCTTAAGAATCAGGAGTTTGTGCTGGCAGCCAGAGTGCTGGGAACCAGTACTACCGGAATCATATGGAAACATCTGATCCCCAATACAGTGGGAGTCATTGTCATCAATGCCATGTTTACCATTCCGTCCGCCATATTTACAGAGGCATTTTTAAGCTTTATCGGCATCGGCATGCAGGAACCAAAAGCATCTTTAGGAGTCTTGATCAACAACGGTTACCAGGTGCTTCGCAATTTCCCCCACGTATTGATTTTCCCGGCAATCGTGATCGTCCTGATTATGGTATGCTTCAGCATTCTTGGAGACGGCTTGCGGGATGCTCTGGATCCAAGAATGAGAAAGTAG
- a CDS encoding copper homeostasis protein CutC, translating to MKDYILEVCVDSVESAKAAVQGGADRLELCANLVIGGTTPGVSQFNQIRKACDVPINVLIRPRYGDFLYTDHEFQMISEDAQMYRNLGADGIVVGFLKPNGDLDMERLKVLREKAGTGNMTLHRAFDVCRDPYRSLKEAIETGVDTILTSGQQNTCMEGKKLLGELMEQAAGQIDILVGSGVNVDAIACLMDEIDARCFHMSGKTIVDSGMIYRKENVNMGIPGIGEYDIFRTEEEQIRRAKRLMEEKACLRKNV from the coding sequence ATGAAAGACTATATCTTGGAGGTCTGTGTGGATTCTGTGGAATCCGCTAAAGCAGCGGTACAGGGAGGCGCCGACAGGCTGGAGCTCTGTGCAAATCTGGTGATTGGGGGAACTACCCCTGGCGTTAGTCAGTTTAATCAGATCCGCAAAGCCTGTGATGTTCCAATCAACGTTCTGATACGGCCCCGGTATGGAGATTTTCTGTATACAGATCATGAATTTCAGATGATCTCAGAGGATGCACAGATGTATCGGAATCTTGGCGCGGATGGGATTGTCGTGGGATTTTTAAAACCGAATGGGGATCTTGACATGGAACGGCTGAAAGTGCTCAGAGAAAAGGCGGGAACGGGAAACATGACCCTTCACAGAGCTTTTGATGTATGCCGGGATCCTTACAGGAGCCTGAAAGAGGCCATTGAGACAGGGGTGGATACCATACTGACCTCCGGACAGCAGAACACCTGCATGGAAGGAAAAAAGCTTTTAGGGGAACTGATGGAACAGGCGGCTGGCCAGATCGACATTTTGGTAGGCAGCGGAGTCAATGTAGATGCCATTGCCTGCCTGATGGATGAAATAGATGCCCGGTGTTTTCACATGTCTGGAAAGACAATCGTGGACAGCGGCATGATCTACCGGAAGGAAAATGTAAATATGGGAATACCGGGAATTGGGGAGTATGATATTTTCCGTACAGAAGAGGAACAGATTCGCCGGGCAAAAAGGCTGATGGAGGAGAAAGCATGTTTACGGAAGAACGTTTAG
- a CDS encoding DeoR/GlpR family DNA-binding transcription regulator has protein sequence MFTEERLDRILQLLHDQGMVKVKDLSALFQVTEDCIRKDLKNLENAGKLKRTYGGALLSQDYPLKRDVIDRRDTNIEKKNLIAQKAFELIRSNETIFLDISTTNIMVAERLAKSHKRLTVVTNMIDIMQTLAVNPDITSIGTGGIMYRTVNGFMGAAAIEIIKQYSFDRAFIGTCGLDLTDNSITTLGVEDGLTKKAAIASSRHKYLVMEKDKFYFNDSYKFAHFDDIDGIITDSMPDEATARKLYSAGVTIQ, from the coding sequence ATGTTTACGGAAGAACGTTTAGACAGGATTTTACAACTCCTTCACGATCAGGGTATGGTGAAAGTAAAGGATTTAAGCGCCCTTTTTCAGGTGACAGAAGACTGTATACGCAAGGACTTAAAAAACTTAGAAAATGCCGGAAAGCTGAAACGGACCTATGGCGGAGCCTTATTATCCCAGGATTATCCTCTGAAACGAGATGTAATTGACCGGAGAGATACAAACATTGAAAAAAAGAATTTAATTGCTCAGAAGGCTTTTGAACTGATCAGAAGCAATGAAACCATATTTCTGGATATTTCCACCACGAATATCATGGTGGCGGAACGGCTTGCCAAATCCCACAAACGGTTGACCGTGGTGACGAACATGATCGATATTATGCAGACACTGGCAGTAAATCCGGATATCACTTCCATTGGAACCGGAGGAATCATGTACCGCACGGTAAACGGCTTTATGGGGGCAGCTGCCATTGAGATCATCAAGCAGTACAGCTTTGACAGGGCCTTTATCGGGACCTGCGGCCTGGACCTTACGGACAATTCCATTACCACCTTAGGAGTGGAGGATGGTCTGACAAAAAAAGCGGCCATTGCCAGCAGCAGGCACAAATATCTGGTAATGGAAAAGGATAAGTTCTACTTTAATGATTCCTATAAATTTGCTCATTTTGATGACATAGACGGAATCATCACGGACTCCATGCCTGATGAGGCAACAGCCAGGAAGCTTTACTCTGCAGGAGTTACTATTCAGTAA
- a CDS encoding SEC-C metal-binding domain-containing protein gives MAILENWRNLAYGDGLDDKGKEELWTEYFKVEKGIYEHILSKPEEAVEGTVEDLAKRYGTDVQTMTGFLDGINESLKGYENPIETMDEQTVVKIEIDPEKLYYNMVEAKAEWLYNLPEWEAILSEEKKKELYKKQKASGTIVKGAKVGRNDPCPCGSGKKYKKCCGSNQ, from the coding sequence ATGGCTATTTTAGAAAATTGGAGAAACTTGGCATACGGCGATGGGCTGGATGATAAAGGAAAAGAAGAATTATGGACCGAGTATTTCAAAGTAGAAAAGGGAATCTATGAGCATATTCTTTCCAAACCAGAGGAAGCGGTAGAGGGAACGGTAGAGGATCTGGCAAAGAGATATGGTACAGATGTCCAGACAATGACCGGATTTTTAGATGGAATTAATGAAAGCTTAAAGGGGTATGAAAATCCTATTGAGACCATGGACGAGCAGACCGTGGTAAAAATAGAGATCGATCCGGAAAAGCTGTATTATAATATGGTAGAGGCTAAAGCAGAATGGCTGTATAATCTTCCTGAGTGGGAGGCAATACTGTCAGAAGAAAAGAAAAAAGAGCTTTATAAAAAGCAGAAAGCTTCTGGAACCATTGTTAAGGGAGCAAAGGTTGGAAGAAACGATCCATGTCCATGCGGCAGCGGCAAGAAATATAAAAAGTGCTGCGGATCCAACCAGTAA
- a CDS encoding class I SAM-dependent DNA methyltransferase, which translates to MEAYTSFAEVYDRFMDNIPYKDWCEYVTGLLNEYGIRAGLILDLGCGTGSLTELLADRGYDMIGVDNSEDMLQIAMEKREESEKDILYLMQDMREFELYGTVRAVISICDCMNYILEYEDLAEVFRLVNNYLDPGGIFIFDLNTIYKYETLMGDSTIAEDREECSFIWDNYYDKESRINEYDLSLFIRQEEDLYRKYTENHYQRAYSLEEVKMAVKEAGMDFVAAFDAFTKAPVKDTSERIYIIARERGKEL; encoded by the coding sequence ATGGAAGCGTACACTAGCTTTGCAGAGGTCTATGACCGGTTTATGGACAATATACCATATAAGGACTGGTGTGAATACGTGACTGGTCTGTTGAATGAATATGGGATCAGGGCTGGCTTGATTCTTGACCTGGGATGCGGTACGGGAAGCCTTACGGAGCTTCTTGCAGACCGGGGGTATGATATGATCGGAGTGGATAACTCCGAAGACATGCTGCAGATAGCCATGGAAAAGCGGGAAGAGTCAGAAAAGGACATCCTTTATCTTATGCAGGATATGAGGGAATTTGAGCTTTATGGCACGGTGCGGGCTGTTATAAGCATTTGTGACTGTATGAACTATATTCTGGAATATGAGGATTTGGCGGAAGTTTTCCGGTTGGTAAACAATTATCTGGATCCAGGAGGAATTTTTATATTTGATCTGAACACCATATATAAATATGAAACCCTTATGGGGGACTCTACCATTGCGGAGGACCGGGAGGAATGCAGCTTTATCTGGGATAATTATTATGATAAGGAATCCAGGATCAATGAATATGATCTTTCCCTGTTTATCAGGCAGGAGGAAGACTTATACCGGAAATATACGGAAAATCATTATCAAAGGGCATATTCCCTGGAGGAGGTAAAGATGGCGGTAAAAGAGGCCGGCATGGATTTTGTAGCAGCTTTTGATGCATTTACCAAAGCTCCCGTAAAGGATACCAGTGAAAGAATTTATATCATAGCAAGAGAACGCGGAAAGGAATTATAA
- a CDS encoding cold shock domain-containing protein — protein MKGTVKWFNNQKGYGFISDEQGNDVFVHYSGLSMDGFKSLDEGAAVEFDVVDGAKGPQATNVTKL, from the coding sequence ATGAAAGGTACAGTTAAGTGGTTTAACAACCAAAAGGGTTACGGATTTATATCCGACGAACAGGGTAACGATGTATTTGTTCACTACTCAGGTCTTAGCATGGACGGCTTCAAATCCTTAGATGAAGGCGCTGCGGTAGAGTTCGATGTTGTAGACGGAGCTAAGGGACCACAGGCTACAAACGTTACCAAATTATAA
- a CDS encoding transglutaminase-like domain-containing protein, whose amino-acid sequence MFSEHLQRYAQEKYELRLPFLGGLKEEIERAMERCTPIEQVLMKFLYGTMPLRDAGEYDFDLFLGYVKHSIMVYEQMEWCQEIPEDMFLHHILYYRINTENIEDCRRFFYDKLVDRIKGLSVREAVLEINYWCAENGTYEASDNRTISPVTVYKSGKGRCGEESTFAVTAFRSVGIPARQVYTPRWAHCDDNHAWVEVFVEGKWHFLGACEPEEVLDKGWFTNASSRALLVHTRTFSDYSGDSETECLGKEDLMVYYNGTATYALTKSYEIQVLDEDKNPAENVHVSFEILNMAEYCSVVNLYTDRNGKVSLTVGLGDVHVRAMKEGLCCEAWISPEDEDGTVLVLKKEEEKSGINAWVDADVRAPKDYPVNPVKLTKEQKERNRKRIQEANQMREVRIAGYFKEEEASSYSDESEILRLSAGNFDEIYNFLSKDQNPDRKAMLNSLTVKDYKDARAEILETHLTGAAPYRKKWEENGHLDIYVKYILCPRVLLEEMTDYRGFIEGFFNEDEKEEFRKNPETIWEYVKQHIGFESKLDYKTICSTPAGSLKLLQSNPLSQKILFVSICRTFGIPARINPVNLEAEVYETGRFVSISGADEIVKDRTEETGKLVLYGETDNLWTYYQTWTIGRLKEGQFVSLDYTGLKFSGGVLKLDLEPGIYRLITSVRLPSGNQNASEYVFELKKDEEKSVTMRLRAGSLDDMLVDNMLDDFEVTIKEENEKEKTVPASVLMEGKSNILAILSEGQEPTEHVLNEMLEQKEALESLDAQIIFLLQSETSLQNRTISKVLEAIPQIKVGYISFDDTVEPLARRMYVDPEKLPLLIVTDPGLKAVYGCSGYNVGSVNLMMKLLRLSRNRL is encoded by the coding sequence ATGTTTTCAGAACATTTGCAGAGATATGCCCAGGAAAAATATGAGCTTAGACTTCCCTTTCTTGGAGGTCTTAAGGAAGAAATTGAAAGGGCAATGGAACGGTGTACTCCTATAGAACAGGTACTCATGAAATTTTTATATGGGACAATGCCCTTACGGGATGCTGGGGAATATGATTTTGACCTGTTTCTTGGATATGTTAAGCATTCCATCATGGTTTATGAACAAATGGAATGGTGCCAGGAAATTCCGGAAGATATGTTCCTCCATCATATTTTATATTACAGGATCAATACGGAGAATATCGAAGACTGCCGAAGATTTTTCTATGACAAATTGGTCGACCGGATCAAAGGGCTTTCCGTAAGGGAGGCGGTGCTGGAAATCAATTATTGGTGTGCGGAGAATGGAACCTATGAGGCTTCAGACAACAGAACCATATCTCCTGTGACTGTGTATAAATCCGGGAAGGGCAGATGTGGGGAAGAATCTACGTTTGCTGTAACGGCTTTCCGGAGTGTGGGAATTCCTGCCAGACAGGTGTATACCCCCAGATGGGCTCATTGTGATGACAATCATGCATGGGTTGAAGTGTTTGTGGAAGGAAAGTGGCATTTTCTGGGAGCCTGTGAGCCGGAAGAAGTGCTGGATAAGGGGTGGTTTACCAATGCTTCCTCCAGGGCATTGCTGGTACACACCAGAACCTTCTCCGATTATTCCGGTGATTCAGAGACGGAATGTCTGGGGAAAGAAGATTTAATGGTCTATTATAATGGGACAGCAACCTATGCCCTGACCAAATCTTATGAGATCCAGGTGCTTGATGAGGATAAAAACCCAGCAGAGAATGTCCATGTTTCTTTTGAGATCCTTAATATGGCGGAATACTGCAGCGTGGTAAACTTATATACAGACAGGAACGGAAAGGTATCCCTTACCGTTGGTCTTGGAGATGTTCATGTCCGTGCTATGAAGGAAGGGTTATGCTGTGAGGCGTGGATTTCTCCGGAGGATGAAGATGGAACGGTTCTGGTGTTAAAGAAAGAAGAGGAGAAATCCGGAATAAATGCCTGGGTGGATGCGGACGTCAGAGCTCCAAAGGATTACCCCGTAAATCCGGTGAAGCTTACAAAAGAACAAAAGGAAAGAAACAGAAAACGAATCCAAGAGGCTAATCAGATGCGGGAAGTCAGGATCGCAGGGTACTTTAAGGAGGAAGAGGCTTCCTCATATTCTGATGAATCAGAGATCCTCCGGTTGTCTGCCGGTAACTTTGACGAGATTTACAACTTTCTTTCCAAGGATCAAAATCCGGACCGTAAGGCCATGCTTAACAGCCTGACTGTAAAAGATTATAAGGATGCAAGGGCAGAGATTCTGGAAACCCATCTTACAGGGGCCGCCCCATATCGTAAGAAGTGGGAGGAGAACGGACATCTGGATATATATGTAAAATACATTCTTTGTCCAAGAGTTTTGCTGGAAGAAATGACCGATTACAGGGGATTTATTGAGGGATTTTTCAATGAGGACGAAAAGGAAGAATTCCGTAAAAATCCTGAAACCATTTGGGAATATGTGAAGCAGCATATCGGTTTTGAATCAAAGCTGGACTACAAGACGATTTGCTCCACTCCGGCAGGCAGCCTTAAGCTTTTACAGAGCAATCCCCTTAGCCAGAAGATATTATTTGTCTCTATATGCCGGACATTTGGCATTCCGGCCCGGATCAACCCGGTGAATCTGGAAGCTGAGGTTTATGAGACAGGAAGATTCGTATCAATATCGGGGGCAGATGAGATCGTAAAAGACAGGACCGAAGAGACAGGAAAGCTGGTACTTTATGGGGAAACAGACAATCTGTGGACGTATTACCAGACATGGACCATTGGAAGGCTAAAAGAGGGGCAGTTTGTGTCTCTGGATTATACCGGCCTAAAATTTTCCGGCGGCGTTTTAAAGCTGGACTTAGAGCCTGGTATCTACCGTCTGATCACCTCTGTCCGTCTTCCCAGCGGAAACCAGAACGCCAGCGAGTATGTCTTTGAATTAAAAAAGGATGAAGAAAAGTCTGTGACCATGCGCCTGCGGGCAGGAAGCCTGGATGATATGCTGGTTGATAACATGCTGGATGATTTTGAAGTAACCATAAAAGAGGAAAATGAGAAAGAAAAGACGGTTCCGGCATCAGTGCTTATGGAAGGAAAGAGCAATATTCTTGCCATCCTGTCTGAGGGTCAGGAACCAACCGAACACGTTCTTAACGAAATGCTGGAACAAAAGGAAGCCTTGGAATCCCTTGATGCTCAGATTATTTTCCTGCTGCAAAGTGAAACGTCATTACAGAACCGGACCATCAGTAAAGTCCTGGAAGCAATTCCTCAAATAAAGGTGGGTTACATAAGCTTTGATGATACGGTAGAACCACTGGCTAGAAGAATGTATGTGGATCCGGAGAAGCTGCCTCTTCTAATTGTTACCGACCCTGGCTTGAAAGCTGTCTACGGATGCAGCGGCTACAATGTTGGAAGCGTGAATCTAATGATGAAGCTTCTGAGGTTAAGCAGGAATAGGCTTTAA